In one Denitratisoma sp. genomic region, the following are encoded:
- a CDS encoding IS3 family transposase (programmed frameshift): protein MKKRFTEEQIIGYLKQAEAGVAIKDLCRKHGFSDAAFYTWRRKFGGMDVADAKRLRELEAENAKLKKLLAESMLDIEALKVVVKGKPLTPQAKRQAVAVMQEKTSISQRRACRLVGVSRTVLNYEAKTDPANQALAGRMVELAAERRRFGYRRLHVLLRREGHQANHKRVFRLYQGAGLAVPKRKRRKGVAMERQPLTLPEAPNQVWSMDFVMDALSSGRRLKCLNIVDDCTKESVDIVLDHSISGQYVTRVLDQAARFRGLPAAIRTDQGPEFTSKALDQWAYRNGVELKLIQPGKPTQNAYIESFNGKFRDECLNEHWFTSLAEARVRVAAWRRDYNECRPHSALGYLTPAEFAARCRASLPDSATELEIG from the exons ATGAAGAAGCGGTTCACGGAAGAGCAGATCATCGGGTACCTCAAGCAGGCGGAAGCCGGGGTGGCGATCAAGGATCTGTGCAGGAAGCATGGCTTTAGCGATGCGGCCTTCTACACCTGGCGGCGCAAGTTCGGCGGCATGGACGTGGCGGATGCCAAGCGGCTGCGCGAGCTGGAGGCGGAGAACGCCAAGCTGAAGAAGCTGCTGGCCGAATCGATGCTCGACATCGAGGCGCTCAAGGTTGTTGTCAAGGGAAAGC CGCTGACCCCGCAGGCCAAGCGCCAGGCGGTTGCCGTGATGCAGGAGAAGACGTCCATCTCCCAGCGTCGCGCCTGCCGGCTTGTGGGGGTATCGCGCACGGTGTTGAACTACGAAGCCAAGACCGACCCGGCCAACCAGGCGCTGGCCGGGCGGATGGTCGAACTGGCCGCCGAGCGGCGCCGCTTCGGCTACAGGCGTCTGCATGTGCTGTTGCGGCGGGAAGGCCATCAGGCGAACCACAAGCGGGTGTTTCGCCTGTACCAGGGCGCGGGGCTGGCGGTGCCCAAGCGCAAGCGGCGCAAGGGGGTGGCGATGGAGCGCCAGCCGCTGACCTTGCCCGAGGCGCCGAACCAGGTCTGGTCGATGGATTTCGTGATGGATGCGCTGTCCTCGGGGCGGCGCCTGAAGTGCCTGAACATCGTGGATGACTGCACCAAGGAATCCGTGGATATCGTGCTCGACCACAGCATCAGCGGGCAGTATGTGACGCGCGTGCTGGATCAGGCGGCGCGCTTCCGCGGCTTGCCGGCGGCGATCCGCACCGACCAGGGGCCGGAGTTCACCAGCAAGGCGCTCGACCAGTGGGCTTATCGGAACGGTGTCGAGTTGAAGCTCATCCAGCCGGGCAAGCCGACGCAGAACGCCTACATCGAGTCGTTCAACGGCAAGTTCCGCGATGAGTGCCTGAACGAGCATTGGTTCACGAGCTTGGCCGAAGCGCGGGTGCGGGTGGCGGCCTGGCGGCGCGACTACAACGAGTGCCGGCCGCATAGCGCACTGGGGTATCTCACGCCGGCGGAGTTCGCGGCGCGCTGTCGGGCAAGCTTGCCCGACAGCGCAACAGAACTGGAAATCGGATAG
- a CDS encoding putative addiction module antidote protein yields the protein MSRKVKAAVAHHAREVAELRADRELAVEYLKAAMESLDDPDDRAAGLLALRTVAEAYGGLGAVAAEAGISRESLYRALSAKGNPTLKTILAVLKAVGMRLSVEPDERLAA from the coding sequence ATGAGCAGGAAAGTGAAGGCGGCAGTCGCCCACCATGCGCGCGAGGTCGCGGAGCTGCGCGCGGACCGCGAGCTGGCGGTGGAGTATCTCAAGGCTGCGATGGAATCCCTCGACGATCCGGACGATCGCGCGGCGGGGTTGCTCGCCTTGCGCACCGTTGCCGAGGCTTACGGCGGGCTCGGTGCGGTCGCGGCCGAGGCGGGGATCAGCCGCGAATCGCTCTACCGTGCCCTCTCCGCCAAGGGCAACCCAACCCTGAAAACGATCCTCGCCGTCCTTAAGGCCGTCGGCATGCGACTCTCGGTCGAACCCGACGAGCGCCTGGCGGCCTGA
- a CDS encoding acyl-CoA dehydrogenase family protein yields the protein MLYTQEHQELQRSVKKFIETEINPHVDAWEAAEIFPAHELFKKMGDAGFLGINKPQEYGGMGLDYSFQLAFGEALGNVRCGGVPMAIGVQTDMATPALARFGSDELRREFLAPTIAGDLVCSIGVSEPGAGSDVASIRTFAKKDGDDYVITGTKMWITSGTQSDWICLLANTSEGAAHKNKTLICVPMKSKGVSVAKKLKKLGMWSSDTAQLYFDEVRVPQRYRIGEEGMGFTYQMQQFQEERLFAAAQWTALDRILRETVAYTKERQAFGQSILDNQYVHFRLAELKTEIEALRALVHDAATKLVAGEDVTMLASMAKLKVGRLGREVADSCLQFWGGMGYVWESSVSRLFRDIRLSSIGGGADEVMLGIIAKYMGTLPRR from the coding sequence ATGCTGTACACCCAGGAACACCAGGAACTCCAGCGTTCGGTGAAGAAGTTCATCGAGACCGAGATCAATCCCCACGTCGACGCGTGGGAGGCGGCGGAAATCTTCCCGGCCCACGAACTCTTCAAGAAGATGGGCGATGCCGGCTTCCTCGGCATCAACAAGCCGCAGGAATACGGCGGCATGGGCCTCGACTACTCTTTCCAGCTCGCCTTCGGCGAGGCGCTCGGCAACGTGCGCTGCGGCGGCGTGCCGATGGCCATCGGCGTGCAGACCGACATGGCCACGCCGGCGCTGGCGCGCTTCGGCTCCGACGAACTGCGCCGCGAATTCCTCGCGCCGACCATCGCCGGCGACCTCGTCTGCAGCATCGGCGTCTCCGAGCCGGGCGCCGGCTCCGACGTCGCCTCGATCAGGACCTTCGCCAAAAAGGACGGCGACGACTACGTCATCACCGGCACCAAGATGTGGATCACCAGCGGCACCCAGTCCGACTGGATCTGCCTGCTCGCCAACACCTCCGAGGGCGCCGCGCACAAGAACAAGACGCTGATCTGCGTGCCGATGAAATCGAAGGGCGTCTCCGTGGCGAAGAAGCTGAAGAAGCTCGGCATGTGGTCCTCCGACACGGCGCAGCTCTACTTCGACGAGGTGCGCGTGCCGCAGCGCTACCGCATCGGCGAGGAGGGCATGGGCTTCACCTACCAGATGCAGCAGTTCCAGGAGGAGCGCCTGTTCGCCGCCGCGCAGTGGACGGCGCTCGACCGCATCCTGCGCGAGACCGTCGCCTATACCAAGGAGCGCCAGGCCTTCGGCCAGTCCATCCTCGACAACCAGTACGTGCACTTCCGCCTCGCCGAGCTGAAGACCGAGATCGAGGCCCTGCGCGCGCTGGTGCACGACGCCGCGACCAAGCTGGTGGCCGGCGAGGACGTGACGATGCTCGCCTCGATGGCCAAGCTGAAGGTCGGCCGCCTCGGCCGCGAGGTCGCCGATTCCTGTCTGCAGTTCTGGGGCGGCATGGGCTACGTCTGGGAGAGCAGCGTCTCGCGCCTGTTCCGCGACATCCGCCTCTCCTCCATCGGCGGCGGCGCCGACGAGGTGATGCTCGGCATCATCGCGAAGTACATGGGCACGCTGCCGCGGCGCTGA
- a CDS encoding biotin carboxylase N-terminal domain-containing protein — protein MFTKVLIANRGEIACRVIRSCRARGLRTVAVVSAADRHALHARLADEAHEIGAAPPRESYLNIERIIAAAKATGAQAVHPGYGFLSENAEFAAACAAAGLVFIGPPAEAIRLMGNKAAAKRRMREAGVPCIPGYDGSDQSDATLIREAEKIGLPLMIKAAAGGGGRGMRRVTAFADLPAALASARSEAQSAFGSGELILEYALTAPRHVEVQVFADTQGNVVHLGERDCSIQRRHQKVIEEAPSPAVSPELRARMGEAAVRAAKAIGYVGAGTIEFLLAEGDFVFMEMNTRLQVEHPVTELVTGLDLVDLQLRVAAGEPLPLSQADVRLDGHAIEARLYAENPDAGFIPQTGTLLRWQAPAGVRVDAGVDSGTEITSHYDPLLAKIIARGETREEAQQKLIAALRDTMALGVTTNKAFLVGCLEHPEFTARGATTDFIAAHFTPQADADPRSELLAAAALVFAQTSAARLPQPELAFWRSSGSATTHFTLGLGERAASLRLTSLGDSRFEAAVGDARNEIELIDCTGETWRIAFAGLQLAVRHAFDSEGRLHLEVDGAQAVVTDLTMQPAQARETAAGSGRITPPMNGRVVAVLAEAGARVTRGQGLIVLESMKMEHTLAAPCDGVLAELTCAVGEQVAPGKLLARVEAA, from the coding sequence ATGTTCACCAAGGTCCTCATCGCCAACCGCGGCGAGATCGCCTGCCGCGTCATCCGCAGCTGCCGCGCGCGCGGGCTGCGCACGGTGGCCGTCGTGTCGGCCGCCGACCGCCACGCCCTGCACGCGCGCCTCGCCGACGAGGCCCATGAGATCGGCGCCGCGCCGCCGCGCGAGTCCTACCTGAACATCGAGCGGATCATCGCCGCCGCCAAGGCCACCGGCGCGCAGGCCGTGCATCCGGGCTACGGCTTCCTCTCCGAGAACGCCGAGTTCGCCGCGGCCTGCGCCGCGGCCGGCCTCGTCTTCATCGGCCCGCCGGCCGAGGCCATCCGCCTGATGGGCAACAAGGCCGCGGCCAAGCGCCGCATGCGCGAGGCCGGCGTGCCCTGCATCCCGGGATATGACGGCAGCGACCAGTCCGACGCCACGCTGATCCGGGAGGCGGAGAAGATCGGCCTGCCGCTGATGATCAAGGCGGCGGCCGGCGGCGGCGGGCGCGGCATGCGCCGCGTGACGGCCTTCGCCGACTTGCCGGCGGCGCTCGCCTCGGCGCGCTCCGAGGCGCAGTCGGCCTTCGGCTCGGGCGAGCTGATCCTCGAATACGCGCTGACGGCGCCGCGCCACGTCGAGGTCCAGGTCTTCGCCGACACGCAAGGCAACGTCGTCCACCTCGGCGAGCGCGACTGCTCCATCCAGCGCCGCCACCAGAAAGTCATCGAGGAGGCGCCCTCTCCGGCAGTAAGCCCGGAACTGCGCGCCCGCATGGGCGAGGCCGCCGTGCGGGCGGCGAAGGCGATCGGCTACGTCGGCGCCGGCACCATCGAGTTCCTGCTGGCCGAAGGCGATTTCGTCTTCATGGAGATGAACACCCGCCTGCAGGTCGAGCATCCGGTGACGGAGCTGGTCACCGGGCTGGATCTCGTCGACCTGCAGCTGCGCGTCGCCGCCGGCGAACCGCTGCCGTTGTCGCAAGCGGACGTGCGCCTCGACGGCCACGCCATCGAGGCGCGGCTCTACGCCGAGAACCCCGACGCCGGCTTCATCCCGCAGACCGGCACGCTGCTGCGCTGGCAGGCGCCCGCCGGCGTGCGCGTCGACGCCGGCGTCGACAGCGGCACGGAGATCACCTCCCACTACGACCCGCTGCTGGCGAAGATCATCGCCCGCGGCGAAACGCGCGAGGAGGCGCAACAGAAGCTCATCGCCGCCCTGCGCGACACCATGGCGCTCGGCGTTACCACCAACAAGGCCTTCCTCGTCGGCTGCCTCGAGCATCCGGAGTTCACGGCCCGCGGCGCCACCACCGACTTCATCGCCGCCCACTTCACGCCGCAGGCGGATGCCGACCCGCGCAGCGAGCTGCTCGCCGCCGCCGCGCTGGTCTTCGCGCAGACGAGCGCCGCCCGCCTGCCGCAACCGGAGCTGGCCTTCTGGCGCTCCAGCGGCAGCGCGACGACGCATTTCACGCTCGGGCTGGGCGAGCGCGCCGCATCGCTGCGACTGACTTCTCTAGGCGATAGCCGCTTCGAGGCCGCCGTCGGCGATGCGCGCAACGAGATTGAACTGATCGACTGCACCGGCGAAACCTGGCGCATCGCCTTCGCCGGCCTGCAGCTCGCGGTGCGCCACGCCTTCGATTCGGAAGGCCGCCTGCACCTGGAAGTCGACGGCGCGCAGGCCGTCGTCACCGACCTCACCATGCAGCCGGCGCAGGCACGCGAAACCGCGGCCGGCAGCGGCCGCATCACGCCGCCCATGAACGGCCGCGTCGTCGCCGTGCTGGCCGAGGCCGGCGCCAGAGTGACGCGCGGCCAGGGCCTCATCGTGCTGGAGTCGATGAAGATGGAACACACCCTCGCCGCGCCCTGCGACGGCGTGCTGGCGGAACTGACTTGCGCGGTCGGCGAGCAGGTGGCGCCGGGGAAACTGCTGGCGCGCGTCGAGGCGGCATGA
- a CDS encoding NADPH-dependent 2,4-dienoyl-CoA reductase — translation MSQYPHLLAPLDLGFTTLRNRTLMGSMHTGLEEEPNGFERMAAFFAERAKGGAGLIVTGGFAPNLAGRGSPKASQLSFPWQVGKHRIVTDAVHAAGGKICLQILHTGRYAYHPLAVSASKLKSPISPFAPRALSGWGVRKTIADYARCARLAQKAGYDGVEIMGSEGYLINQFIAPKTNHRADEWGGPFENRIRFAVEIVRRTREKVGPNFIIVFRLSMLDLVEDGSSWEEVVQLAKAIEAAGATIINTGIGWHEARIPTIATMVPRAAFTWVTRRMKGEVKIPLVTTNRINAPDVAEEVLARGDADMVSMARPFLADAEFVNKAAAGRADEINTCIACNQACLDHIFQRQTCSCLVNPRACNETELVIRPAAAKKKVAVVGAGPAGLAFATTAAERGHDVTLFEASDAIGGQFNLAKRIPGKEEFAETLRYFRRRLDATGVKVKVSHRATAAELAAGGFDHVALATGILPRTPDIPGVEHPKVARYIDVIEGRREAGRKVAIVGAGGIGFDVAELLSHGGDKPNDLDHFRNEWGIDSTYAVRGGLKKPSDEPPPRQIWLLQRKTSKVGDGLAKTTGWIRRTLLKRRNVKMLAGVSYEKIDDAGLHVRLGDGDHEGQVLDVDTIVLCAGQEPRRELLDDLKKAGVAVSLIGGADVAAELDAKRAIDQGTRAAAAL, via the coding sequence ATGAGCCAATACCCCCACCTCCTCGCCCCCCTCGACCTCGGCTTCACCACCCTGCGCAACCGCACGCTGATGGGCTCCATGCACACCGGCCTCGAGGAAGAGCCCAACGGTTTCGAGCGCATGGCGGCTTTCTTCGCCGAGCGCGCCAAGGGCGGCGCCGGCCTCATCGTCACCGGCGGCTTCGCGCCCAACCTCGCCGGGCGCGGCTCGCCCAAGGCTTCGCAGCTCTCCTTCCCCTGGCAGGTCGGCAAGCACCGCATCGTCACCGACGCCGTGCACGCCGCCGGCGGCAAGATCTGCCTGCAGATCCTGCACACCGGCCGCTACGCCTACCATCCGCTGGCGGTGTCGGCCTCGAAGCTGAAGTCGCCGATCAGCCCCTTCGCGCCGCGCGCGTTGAGCGGCTGGGGCGTGCGCAAGACCATCGCCGACTACGCCCGCTGCGCGCGCCTCGCGCAGAAGGCCGGCTACGACGGCGTCGAGATCATGGGCTCCGAGGGCTACCTCATCAACCAGTTCATCGCGCCGAAGACCAACCATCGCGCGGACGAATGGGGCGGCCCCTTCGAGAACCGCATCCGCTTCGCGGTGGAGATCGTGCGCCGCACGCGCGAGAAGGTCGGCCCCAACTTCATCATCGTCTTCCGCCTGTCGATGCTCGACCTCGTCGAGGACGGCAGCAGCTGGGAGGAAGTCGTGCAGCTGGCCAAGGCCATCGAGGCGGCGGGCGCGACGATCATCAACACCGGCATCGGCTGGCACGAGGCGCGCATCCCGACCATCGCCACCATGGTGCCGCGCGCGGCCTTCACCTGGGTGACGCGGCGCATGAAGGGCGAGGTGAAGATCCCGCTGGTCACCACCAACCGCATCAACGCGCCCGACGTGGCGGAAGAAGTGCTGGCGCGCGGCGACGCCGACATGGTGTCGATGGCGCGGCCCTTCCTCGCCGACGCCGAGTTCGTGAACAAGGCCGCCGCCGGACGCGCCGACGAGATCAACACCTGCATCGCCTGCAACCAGGCCTGCCTCGACCATATCTTCCAGCGCCAGACCTGCTCGTGTCTGGTCAACCCGCGCGCCTGCAACGAGACCGAGCTGGTCATCCGCCCCGCCGCCGCGAAGAAGAAGGTCGCCGTCGTCGGCGCCGGCCCGGCCGGCCTCGCCTTCGCCACCACCGCCGCCGAGCGCGGCCATGACGTCACGCTGTTCGAAGCGTCCGACGCCATCGGCGGCCAGTTCAACCTGGCCAAACGCATCCCCGGCAAGGAGGAGTTCGCCGAAACGCTGCGCTACTTCCGCCGCCGCCTCGACGCAACGGGCGTGAAAGTGAAAGTCAGTCACCGCGCCACGGCGGCCGAGCTCGCCGCGGGCGGTTTCGACCACGTTGCCCTCGCCACCGGCATCCTGCCGCGCACGCCGGACATTCCCGGCGTCGAGCATCCGAAGGTGGCGCGGTATATCGATGTGATAGAAGGCCGCCGCGAGGCGGGCCGCAAGGTCGCCATCGTCGGCGCCGGCGGCATCGGCTTCGACGTCGCCGAATTGCTCAGCCACGGCGGCGACAAGCCCAACGACCTCGACCACTTCCGCAACGAGTGGGGCATCGACAGCACGTACGCCGTGCGCGGCGGCCTGAAGAAGCCGTCGGACGAACCGCCGCCGCGCCAGATCTGGCTGCTGCAGAGGAAGACCAGCAAGGTCGGCGACGGCCTCGCGAAAACCACCGGCTGGATCCGCCGGACGCTGCTCAAGCGGCGCAACGTCAAGATGCTGGCGGGCGTGAGCTACGAGAAGATCGACGACGCCGGCCTGCACGTGCGCCTGGGCGACGGAGATCACGAGGGGCAGGTGCTCGACGTCGACACCATCGTACTGTGCGCCGGCCAGGAGCCGCGCCGCGAGCTGCTCGACGACCTGAAGAAAGCCGGCGTCGCGGTGAGCCTGATCGGCGGCGCCGACGTCGCCGCCGAACTCGACGCCAAGCGCGCCATCGACCAGGGCACCCGCGCCGCCGCGGCGCTCTGA
- a CDS encoding acyl-CoA dehydrogenase family protein, whose amino-acid sequence MIAHLLTLEQKQVVEDARAFVRDTPRQLILDMDAETVRFPKDWLREAAKRKLLGVRHPKQWGGRGMDWVTASAVCEEIGSLSYELACVFGVGADLVCDAIIRHGTDAQRERYVKPLLAGEIFAAECLTEPRGGSDFFGATTTAKDCGDHFLLNGQKRFIVGAEGADYFLVYARTNPDPKAPPQQSITCFIVDRGPGVETKYLYGLMGCRGGGTGRLVFRDVKVPRENVVGEVHGAYPVFNTMMIPERLGTAAMTIGAARPALDVATQYSSRRKAFGQVINRFQGVSFQVAEAATLLDASRAMVYATSRAADEVADMDHVRRLISETKKFVTESCQKVVHNAMQVVGGIGYTNVLPLERIYRDIRLASIWTGTNEVMAMIVAHEWYREHGKHKAAKLARDYARDAAEADAADEIIYE is encoded by the coding sequence ATGATCGCCCACCTCCTCACCCTCGAACAGAAACAGGTCGTCGAAGACGCCCGCGCCTTCGTCCGCGACACGCCGCGCCAGCTCATCCTCGACATGGACGCCGAGACCGTGCGCTTCCCGAAGGACTGGCTGCGCGAGGCGGCCAAGCGCAAGCTCCTCGGCGTGCGTCATCCGAAGCAGTGGGGCGGCCGCGGCATGGACTGGGTGACCGCCAGCGCTGTCTGCGAGGAGATCGGCAGCCTGAGCTACGAGCTGGCCTGCGTCTTCGGCGTCGGCGCCGACCTGGTCTGCGACGCCATCATCCGCCACGGCACCGACGCCCAGCGCGAGCGCTACGTCAAGCCGCTGCTGGCGGGCGAGATCTTCGCCGCCGAATGCCTCACCGAGCCGCGCGGCGGCTCCGATTTCTTCGGCGCCACGACGACGGCGAAGGATTGCGGCGACCACTTCCTGCTCAACGGCCAGAAGCGCTTCATCGTCGGCGCCGAGGGTGCGGACTACTTCCTGGTGTACGCCCGCACCAATCCCGACCCCAAGGCGCCGCCGCAGCAGAGCATCACCTGCTTCATCGTCGACCGCGGCCCGGGCGTCGAGACCAAGTACCTCTACGGCCTGATGGGCTGCCGCGGCGGCGGCACCGGCCGCCTGGTGTTCCGCGACGTCAAGGTGCCGCGCGAGAACGTTGTCGGCGAAGTGCACGGCGCCTACCCGGTGTTCAACACCATGATGATCCCCGAGCGCCTCGGCACGGCGGCGATGACAATCGGCGCCGCCCGCCCGGCCCTCGACGTCGCCACCCAGTACTCCTCGCGCCGCAAGGCCTTCGGCCAGGTCATCAACCGCTTCCAGGGCGTCAGCTTCCAGGTCGCCGAGGCGGCCACCCTGCTCGATGCCAGCCGCGCCATGGTGTACGCCACCTCGCGCGCCGCCGACGAGGTCGCCGACATGGACCACGTGCGCCGGCTGATTTCCGAGACCAAGAAGTTCGTCACCGAGTCCTGCCAGAAGGTGGTGCACAACGCCATGCAGGTGGTGGGCGGCATCGGCTACACCAACGTCCTGCCGCTGGAGCGCATCTACCGCGACATCCGCCTCGCCTCCATCTGGACCGGCACCAATGAAGTGATGGCCATGATCGTCGCCCACGAGTGGTACCGAGAGCACGGCAAGCACAAAGCCGCGAAGCTCGCGCGCGATTACGCGCGCGATGCCGCCGAGGCGGATGCGGCGGATGAGATTATTTACGAGTAG
- a CDS encoding DMT family transporter, protein MPIPRTIALTTLTMLAFAGNSVLCRIALRETGIDAASFTTIRLASGAVVLWLIVRFFRHAQVGGGSWMSALMLFAYAAGFSFAYLSLTTATGALLLFGAVQATMICWGLWRGERFGARQLAGLALAVGGLVGLLLPGLSAPPLAGAALMLMAGAAWGVYSIRGKGAGDATRVTAGNFLRAVPFAVVLSLLPLADARLDAAGVAYALASGAITSGLGYAIWYTVLPHLKATSGATVQLSVPVIAALGGIVFLGEAVTLRFVLASAAVLGGIALVILNPPSRRD, encoded by the coding sequence ATGCCTATCCCCCGAACCATTGCATTAACCACCCTCACCATGCTCGCCTTCGCCGGCAACTCGGTGTTGTGCCGCATTGCGCTGCGGGAGACGGGCATCGACGCGGCGAGCTTCACCACCATTCGCCTCGCGTCGGGGGCGGTGGTGCTGTGGCTGATCGTGCGCTTCTTTCGCCACGCGCAGGTTGGCGGCGGCAGCTGGATGTCGGCGCTGATGCTGTTCGCCTACGCCGCCGGCTTTTCCTTCGCGTATCTGAGCCTGACCACGGCGACGGGCGCGCTGCTGCTCTTTGGCGCGGTGCAGGCGACGATGATTTGCTGGGGACTGTGGCGCGGCGAGCGCTTCGGCGCGCGGCAGCTCGCCGGCCTCGCGCTGGCGGTCGGCGGTCTGGTCGGGCTGCTGCTGCCGGGGCTGTCGGCGCCGCCGCTCGCCGGCGCGGCGCTGATGCTGATGGCGGGCGCGGCGTGGGGCGTGTATTCGATCCGCGGCAAGGGGGCGGGCGACGCCACGCGCGTGACGGCGGGCAACTTCCTGCGCGCGGTGCCCTTCGCCGTGGTGCTGAGCCTGCTGCCGCTCGCCGACGCGCGGCTGGATGCGGCGGGCGTCGCCTACGCGCTGGCCTCCGGCGCGATCACCTCTGGCCTCGGCTACGCCATCTGGTACACCGTGCTGCCGCACCTCAAGGCGACGAGCGGCGCGACCGTGCAGCTCAGCGTGCCGGTGATCGCCGCGCTGGGCGGCATCGTCTTCCTCGGCGAGGCGGTGACGCTGCGCTTCGTGCTGGCTTCTGCAGCGGTGCTCGGCGGCATCGCGCTGGTGATCCTCAACCCGCCGTCCCGCCGGGACTGA
- a CDS encoding type II toxin-antitoxin system RelE/ParE family toxin yields the protein MAKLIYSARALADLERLTDFLAGSDPVAAADTLGLIEEAVALLRRHPLIGRPVEHELRELLISRGRTGYVALYSFEEMHDAVLIHAIRHQREAGYAGEAEG from the coding sequence TTGGCGAAGCTGATCTATTCGGCACGGGCGCTTGCCGACCTCGAAAGACTTACCGACTTTCTGGCCGGGAGCGACCCGGTCGCCGCAGCGGATACGCTCGGCCTGATCGAGGAAGCCGTCGCATTGCTGCGTCGTCATCCACTGATCGGCCGCCCCGTTGAGCACGAACTGCGGGAGTTGTTGATATCCCGCGGCAGGACGGGCTACGTGGCCCTTTACAGTTTCGAGGAAATGCACGACGCCGTCCTGATCCACGCAATTCGTCACCAGCGTGAAGCAGGCTACGCTGGCGAAGCAGAGGGTTGA
- a CDS encoding acyl-CoA dehydrogenase family protein — protein MMLTQPNPRHYTADHAAFRATVRRFVEREILPHAAGWDEAGGFPRELYGKAAAAGLLGVGFPEEYGGTPADHFYRLILAEEMGRSGSGGTCASLMSHTIGLPPLVAGGTHELKARVIPGVLAGEKISALAVTEPGAGSDVAQLSTTARRDGDHYVVNGAKMFITSGLRADWYTVAVRTGGPGASGVSLLEIERDTPGFTRTELKKMGWWASDTAELHFDDCRVPAANLIGAEGQAFPLIMRNFNGERLTLAASACGAAQACLEDAVAWARERKTFGQPLIGHQVIRHKLVDMVERIEATRALLDDLAARLDAGEQPVAQTAMAKNYAARTMQFCADAAVQILGGSGYMRGVRVERIYREVKVMMIGGGAEEILKDLAARQLGF, from the coding sequence ATGATGCTGACGCAACCCAACCCCCGCCACTACACCGCCGACCACGCGGCCTTCCGCGCCACGGTGCGCCGCTTCGTCGAGCGCGAAATCCTGCCGCACGCCGCCGGGTGGGACGAGGCCGGCGGCTTCCCGCGCGAACTCTACGGCAAGGCCGCCGCGGCGGGCCTGCTCGGCGTCGGCTTCCCCGAGGAATACGGCGGCACGCCGGCCGACCATTTCTACCGCCTCATCCTCGCCGAGGAGATGGGCCGCTCCGGCAGCGGCGGCACCTGCGCCAGCCTGATGAGCCATACCATCGGCCTGCCGCCGCTGGTGGCGGGCGGCACCCATGAACTCAAGGCGCGCGTGATTCCCGGCGTGCTCGCCGGCGAGAAGATCAGCGCGCTGGCCGTCACCGAACCGGGCGCCGGCTCCGACGTCGCGCAGCTTTCCACGACCGCGCGCCGCGACGGCGATCATTACGTGGTGAACGGAGCCAAGATGTTCATCACCTCCGGCCTGCGCGCGGATTGGTACACGGTGGCCGTGCGCACCGGCGGCCCCGGCGCGTCCGGCGTTTCGCTGCTCGAAATCGAACGCGACACCCCCGGCTTCACGCGCACGGAACTCAAGAAGATGGGCTGGTGGGCCTCCGACACCGCCGAGCTGCATTTCGACGACTGCCGCGTGCCGGCGGCCAATCTCATCGGCGCCGAAGGCCAGGCCTTTCCGCTTATCATGCGCAACTTCAACGGCGAGCGCCTGACGCTGGCGGCCTCGGCCTGCGGTGCGGCACAAGCCTGCCTCGAGGACGCCGTCGCCTGGGCGCGCGAGCGCAAGACCTTCGGCCAGCCGCTGATCGGCCACCAGGTGATCCGCCACAAGCTGGTCGACATGGTCGAGCGCATCGAGGCAACGCGCGCGCTGCTCGATGATCTGGCGGCGCGGCTGGATGCAGGAGAACAACCGGTCGCGCAGACCGCGATGGCGAAGAACTACGCCGCCCGCACCATGCAGTTCTGCGCCGACGCCGCCGTGCAGATCCTCGGCGGCTCCGGCTACATGCGCGGCGTGCGCGTCGAGCGCATCTACCGCGAAGTGAAAGTGATGATGATCGGCGGCGGCGCAGAAGAAATCCTGAAGGACCTCGCCGCCCGCCAACTCGGTTTTTGA
- a CDS encoding type II toxin-antitoxin system RelE/ParE family toxin, giving the protein MFGDCEPVGDGVLELREHLGAGYRVYFGRHGKAIVILLCGGSKKTQQSDIKTARQYWADWKRRRT; this is encoded by the coding sequence ATGTTCGGCGATTGCGAGCCGGTCGGCGACGGCGTACTCGAATTGCGCGAGCATCTGGGCGCGGGATACCGGGTGTATTTCGGCCGGCACGGCAAGGCCATCGTGATCCTGCTGTGCGGCGGCAGCAAGAAGACCCAGCAATCGGACATCAAGACGGCCAGGCAGTATTGGGCCGACTGGAAAAGGAGGCGGACATGA